Below is a window of Lodderomyces elongisporus chromosome 3, complete sequence DNA.
ATGACCAGCTAGTTGTAACCTGAGCTATACTATAAAAAGAGCTGGTGATCTCCTAATACTAGTTGTTGAAGCTCactaataaaaaaaatatcagTATAAAGAGTGGACCTTTTGTCGCAAGGTGTTGCAATTAAGCCGCACAATGCGGCGGCGCGACATTACTAGTTTCCTCTTTTGTCgttttttctgttcttctctctttcttcgtttcttttctgcccttaaattttttttttcttttttttcttttttttctttttttttctcttttttgccCGTGACAGCAGATCACATGACAGCTTCGTGACTGGTTTTtccatttgaaaaatttattgAGACTTTTATCCATCAGATAAACAAAGGCGATACCACTATTGCTTGTAAGAGACCAACGAATCCAAAAAGTATGTGAACAGAACACCCCTCCATCCACCTCTGCCCCTCTACCGTTTGCCAGCCGCTGGTGCCTTGTCATAATCGTTATGTTTTAGAATCCATCGCATTCTATTACATTGCCAGAGAGATATAGTGTGCCTGAGGAATAGAGAAAGacatggaaaaaaaaaatggagaaaaggaaagaaagtttAATGAACGAGTAAGATCGTTCGGCAATACTTGAATTGCTGAACTTGGACAATTTGTGCAACGGGAAACATTATGGTTTACCATTCGTGGAGATTTGAAATGTTCAGGAGATTTTGATGAATGATTCTTTTAAGGGATATTACATCTTGTTTTCAGTAAACGCTGACattgaaaatagaaaataatcTTCAactaaatcaaaaaaaaaagaacacaGACTGGGTAACTGGGTAGGGAATGGCTAAATATTCTAGCTTTCTTCATCCTTCTCCTTGTCCTTCTACTTCTCCTTGTCTTTCTCCATTTCTTCTCTTGCTTCCTCATTTCTTTACAAGTTGAGAGGTTCAATTGAATATATACTAACAACATTCGTTTCAGTGAAATACTTAGCTGCATACTTATTACTCGTCAACGCTGGTAAGACCTCCCCATCTGCCGAAGACGTCAAAGCTGTCCTCTCAGCTGCTGatgttgaaattgaagatgacaAAGTTGAGAAGTTGATCTCTGAATTGGAAGGTAAATCAGTTGAAGAATTGATTGCTGAAGGTACTGAGAAATTGTCATCAGTCCCAActggtggtgctgctgctggtggtgcttCTGCTGGTGCCgctgctggtggtgcttCTGAAGAAGCTGCTGCTGAAGAAgctgaagaagagaaggaagaatCCGATGACGACATGGGATTCGGTTTGTTTGATTAAGCAAGTTTACTTTTAGTAAATACCATTATCAGCATTAATTTTTCCATCCCTCGCCTCCTTTTGTCATTTTCTCTTACATAGAATTTGTACTAATATTAATACAAGCTAAATAGTGCTAGCAATAATGAAGGAAggtaagaaaaaacaaagaaaagaaaggaagaaatcttttaaaaaaaacttaaAATGTGTATCCGTCTACTTTTCTCCAATTATTAAAGAAGATAAAACTAAAAGGTccttaaagaaaaaatagaaaaaatagaaaaaataagaaggaagaaacaaaacaaaagaagacatAATTTATACTGTTGTTTTAAAGCTCATCAGCAATGGCTTTTCTCAACCCCATAGGATTGCCAAAGACTTCATGGCGTGCACGCAACATTTCCTCATCAAACTTCAACTCCTCAAGACTAACAtcatctctctttttcttctcttttcttacTTCAACCTCTCTAGCAAGCCAATTAAGAAACTCCCTAGTAGGTTTCAAAGTCTCGTCTTGTTGGTGTATAGTCACCAAATTGTCGAaatatttctcaaattcaGATTGGGTGGAAACTTTATTTTCAACTAGTGCATGTTGAATGAAATTGGAAACATTGGAACTAGGGTCGTCGTCTTCCAATGATCTTCGGTCATTCGATTTGCCAACGAGGTCTAAATCTTGAAGAATGTTGGCTGCTCTGGTCTTTGCCTGGGGGCCCAATTTCGTAAAGTTTTCAACAAGAGTGTTGAGTCCATAATTATGGCCCTGGGCAAATGTGAAAAATGACTCGACAAATTGCACATTTTGGGTTAGAGCCTGCACTATACCGAGAATCCTTTTCTGCACCAGATCGCTAGCCAGCTCTAGCTGACCAAGTAAGCTTTTGGTGAATGCGGTATAGTCAATTCCGCTTCTCCCATCAATAATGTTTTGCACGGCCTCGGGGTTGTTCCTCAATGATGAAGCAATAATGTTATAAACTTTGCTTTTTAGCTCACCATCTCCGGACTCGGCCAAATCAATAAGTTTTCGTAATACAGTACTATCTTTTGAAGATGTCAACTTGACACCTAGTTCAATATCATGCACATAATCTTGGATGGTGTCGAGTGCCAACTCAAACCGttctttattgttattttcCGTCTGTGTCTGCAAATGTGCATCATACTGTTCTACTTCGTTCAATGCAGAATCAAAATTCGTCAAATCTTCTGCATTGACACGAGATTTGGGCTTGTACCCGGTTTTCGCTTTCAagatttgttgttgaatctGCTCATTCCGGCTCTTGGTCTGTTCCTTGGCAGTTTCACCGGCTTCATTCgagttttggtttttgggaCTTTCGTCATCTCCATTATTTTCCCCTACGATCAACTCAACCACTTTGTTGTTTACATCTCCGGCATTGTGATTGTCTTCTTGGCCAAATTTATGCTGTTGTTCTACTTCcccttttctgttttcctcttcttcttctcgtTCCATCAActttgcttctttctcCAGTGTTTCCATATTCAATCTAACATGCAAACCAGGAGGTATATCTTGGCCTGGTTTGATCAATTGCCACTCTGAGGTAGGTTCAAATATTCGAGGGTAGCAATTGTCCAAGTTTGAAGGGTCGCAAATGATATCTTGGTAATTCTTGTTGCCTCTGTTGTTAGTTGATGACGAGTGGATAAGCGTGAAGAGGTGTGAAATTGCAACTAGAATGAGCTTCTTGTTCATCTAAGCCAGATCctaaagtaaaaaatgaaaaaaaaaaaaaacaagaataaaaaattgagtTGGCCAGGGGTGAAATTTGTggtctatttttttatatatatcttttgAAACTTGGCTTGCTCCAGGGATACCtaagaatatatatatatatatagatatagatataaaaatattgcGCGGAAATTGAGTATACATGTTGAAAGAGGCGTTGAGTTTCTTTGACCTGCTGTTCGCAATTAATATGGATAGTTGCAACAGGTAGCGCAGAGTAGCGGCCACTGTTTGTTCATATACTGTTTGCAATGATGGGTGATAAATTCCATAGATGTGAACCTTCTAGAAGATGCAACTATAATTGACCACGTTTATTACGTAGAACAACTGCGAAAACAAGTTAATTCTTATTCactgattttttttttctttttcaatccaTATACTTCATTGAGAAACAACAGTactctaaaaaaaaaaattacatgAAAGGTgtagaataaagaaaggaaCTAATTAATTTAttaaaggaagaaaaaaaaaataaacaaaaaaaaagatgaaattaTATCTATAATAGAAATCTATTATTACCCTCTTCCGTCAcatccctctctctctcccctCCACACATAATATCAATTTACAAGCTTGATGCAACTTTCTTCAAGGCTTGTTGGATGTCGGCAATCAAGTCGTCGGTGTCTTCGATACCAACAGAGACTCTGACCAAGTCGTCGTAAACTCCGTTtgcctctctctcttcctttGGAATACCGCCGTGCGTCATGATGGCAGGAACTTCGATGAGGGATTCGATACCACCAAGAGATTCTGCCAATGTAAATAATTGGGTTGATGAAGTAAAGATGGAGGCTGCTTTGGCACCACCTCTAATTCTGAAGGAGATCATACCTCCACCCAAGCCATCTCTGTGTTGGCGAGATACGACATCGTGGTTTTTGTGTGTTGATAAGCCTGGGTAGTTGACGTGGATGATGGATCCATCGTTGTGGTTGTCAATCTTGGATTGCAAAAATTCGGCAATCTTTTGTGCAGAGTTTGATGCCTGACGAAGTCTCAAGTGCAATGTCTTTAAGCCTCTGTGTGCCAACCATGAGTCGAATGGTGATGGGATTGAGCCGATGGCGTTTTGCAAGAATCTGAATTTCTCGTGCAACTCAGAGTCGTTTGTCGCGAGGACACCCATAACCACGTCTGAGTGGCCGTTGATGTATTTTGTGACCGAGTGGACCACGACATCGGCACCGAATTTCAATGGGTTGGAGATGTATGGGGAGAGAAAAGTGTTGTCGACAACCAAGATGACCTTGTTGCCTGTCTTGTCTTGGTGGTTTTGCAAGATTTGCTTAACCTTGGCGATATCGGTCACTTGCAAAGTAGGGTTTGAAGGGGTTTCAACCCAGACCAATTTAGTTTCTGGTCTCAAAGTGGCTTCCAAGTCATCTGCCAAGTTTGCGACAAATTGGGCTTCAACGCCGTGGTGGTTGGCAACCTTTGTAAAATATCTGTGGGTACCACCGTAAACGTCACCACCGGAGATGATGTGGGATCCGATAGGCAATGATTGGATAATCAAGGCGGTGGTGGCAGAACCTGAGGACAAGGCGATGGCGTATTTGGCTTGTTCCAATGACGCCACGGCTTGTTCAAAGTTGTCTCTGTTTGGATTGGCTGAACGGGAGTATTCGTAGATTCCCAATGGCTTGGATGGTTCGGACTGACCAAAGGTGGTGGAGAGGGAGATGGGTTCAATGACAGCACCTGTTGTGGCGTCAATAGGAGCACCAACATGGACGGCTCTGGTGCCAAAGGAGAAGTTTGAGGAAGAATCAACAGTCATTGCGTAGTTGGGATGAGATTTGTAAATggagcaaaagaaaaattaataaaagaGAGTGATAATAGGGATAGGAATATGAAAACAGTTAAATCCTGTTGAAGgtctgtgtgtgtaaaAAGTGATGGTTGGTGGGTATTTgtaagcaaaaaaaaatgtgtgTATTACAAGAGATGGTGGTCTTCTGCACAGGGAtttatattgaaaaaaaaaaaagaaaaaaaaaaagagagagagagagagagagagaagacAAAATGCCacacttttaattttctctctcttccgCTTGCCCTCTCCCCCCTCCCTCTCCACTCCGTCGCAGctttaagaaaaaaagaaattcacAAATGTGTGGCATTTTCTTGACGCTTCATATACACACAAAGACACAAAGACacaaaaacacacaaaagaaaagaaaaagaaaagaaaaagatgaagccAGAAGCGAGGACAGAAGGGAAGggtgaaaaaaacagaaaaaaccagaaaaaaatgaaactaATGAAATCAGTAGAGATACTTGTGACATAATAGTATTATCACGTGATTGTGTTGATCGGAGATCAAACTCCGTGTTTTACTAATggataaataaaaagtgaGAAGTTGCagatacacatacatattttatttccatATTATTCCTTTAGTCAAACTGGAATAAAAATTATGtgaaataataatgataatagtaattttgttttgttttgttttgttttaaaaaaaaaaaggagaaaagaagaatagaaaaaatcAGGATATCTATAAGTGTAGTTCAATACTCTACTCCTGTAGTTCGTTTAAGAAGTTGGGATTGGTCTGCAACTTTGTCTTAAACTTCTCCCACCAATTGTCAAACGCCTTAATAGGCACTTTCCCCTGAGGATCAATAAAGCTAGCTAGATAGTTATAGGCATGCCCCACAATCTTATTCGCCAACGTAGCTGTACTCTGAGGATCCTTGATAGCTGGAATTTCTCCATTGGCCCTAGctgtcgtcgtcgtcgtcgtcgtcgtcgatGCACGCGTGTGAACTAACCCACCACTGTTATCTGCTTTTGattgttgcaaaatctGCTCTGCTTGTACCGTAGGCTCAATTGATATTCCGATATTAATAGTCACTTGATCATTCGCATCAGTCCCACTTGCACCCCCAATCCCCGATCCTTGTCCGTTAAAAGTATTGTCCACTTCCATTCCTTGGTCATTCTCTATTGTAGAATCACCAGTACTACTACCGCCAAAACCagtaccactaccactatcATTACCAGCTCCGGAGCTAAAATTGGACAACCTATATATCGCAGAAGGTTTCGCTGGATTGATACCTCCAAGAAGCTTAAACTCcggctgctgctgctgctgctgctgctgttgttgttgttgttgttgtcgttgttgttgttggggTGTAggcaattgaaaataaaccaATGCTGTGAGATTGTTATCGACAAATGGAGAATTTGGCAATATAAATATGGTAATATAATTGATCTTAGACGCATTGGGTACACTAATCACATACTTTGTTGTATCTACTTGCTGAGCAAGAACCATAGGTCTCCCCAGACAAATTGCACCAAACACATTCTCTGCACTCATTCTCAAATAAGCAAGCGGATAACTAGAAGATTCACCACTGAACCAATTGATAATTATATATGGTGGTAACCTAATTGGTATTATATTGTATATAAAGAATATACTATTCCAAATGGCGTAGAAATGGCGGGGAAATATATCACAATTGCTAtctctgtctctctttctcttttgtttgtctcTGCGCTACCTTCTGGTATTTTCTAGAAAGATCTTGATTCTCACAGCCTATAAATCAGAACCATCTCAAATTAATTCACCAAATGGGGGTACCATATTCGTTTTctgatgttttttttattttgctctGAAGCACTCAAAATCAGCCTGTGCTATCTAATGTTTTGTAGattaaaaaaggaaagaagcagtatgtgtatatggAAACACCGAAATTGATATGCatattctttctctctcgcAATCGCTCTTTTTGATCTAAATTCTTCCTTCTCGATTGCCAACACTTTACCTCAATTCAACGCAAacatttttatattttattatttttccaCACAAAAACACCATGAAATAGCCACGCAATTTATGtcttcaaaaaaatagagaataACATAAGGTATCACCAGTATATACGTTATAGCATTGGTGTAAAAAGAACCAGTACAACCCAACCAAAATAACCTGGCTgctaaaaataaatcatAAGTATGAAcatccttttctttcctctttgtATTCTTGTCTATCTTATttctcctttctttctctttcgcatacacatataaatatatatatgtatttatatttgtGCGTGCGTGTCCGGTGCCCAACTCTGCAAAGtcaaatgtaaaaaaaaaaaaaaaattcaatctGCGCTTCTCattgtaaaaaagaaaaatgaaaaatgaaaaaaaagggtaagaaaaaaaacagacaTGTACATAACATTCATCGGATATACTACAGACAACTACTTCTACTTCTCACCACAACTACTTCTTATcatttaacaacaacaacaacaacaacaacaacaacaacaacaacaaccttgTATTTGACACCGATCATTTTGCATGTTGTTATAGTCGCATATGGAGTGGATAGCAATTTAGGAAATTCCTCCTTTCTCAACACACTCAAAGacactcacacacacacacatctATCCGTCCTACATTGTTATTCGCTATCATATGCGAAACAACGTGACGAAAGAAGCTTATACAAACTTgtccatttctttttgttctttttcttgatttttttctttttcttttttttttttttcattcataCTCCATTTTTGAGAGTATCGCTTGGACGATTTACTTAATGCTAGATCAGGTACAGATTTGTGTATCGATTaagtttctttcttgaaGTTGAttgtcttttccttttcttttccctcatttctttctcttttttttttattctccgaaaacaaaataagggtttagaagaagaagaagatggagatggagaaggagaaggcaGAATGACAGTTGACTTTTTGGATACGTCCTAGAGTAAAATAACGATGTACATATTTTCCATCTTTCGTGCAATGACAATCTACAGatttttttactattgCAAAAGATGAATATGGGGAAGAATCTTCGTGACATTTTCTCTATAATTAAGTAActagaagaaaaaacaaaacaaaaaaaaagaaataaggATATAAAGCTGAGGAAAGCTTTGGTTTCTAAATTTTAGTCTAATTCTGATTCTGACTCTATAACCACCCAGCTTGTTGCACATCCTCCAGCAATGAGATGGACCTTGTCTTGGCCAGTGTACAACGGATTTAGGTAGTCAAAAGTAATATCATCTGGCAACGTTTCGGGTGAATGGGTACTACAAGCTTTAGCTGCGTAATTGGGGCTTCCACAATTACCATGTTCTCCCCATCCCCAGGCAAAGACCTTGTTGTCTGCTAGTAATAGACCATGCTCACTACCAACTACAAACAGGTAACAATCCTTTAAATGCTCAATTGATTGAGGGAACTTGTAGTTGTAGAGTTGACCGTGCGTATTGACTCCATACGACTTGATCTCATTATTGATTTTGACATGTATGGAAGACCACATCGATTCGATTTTCTCAATCTTATAATCTTTATCGCACGAAATGCACATATCTAATTTGTCTTTGTCAATATTGGCTCTTCCGTATATTTCGAGTTTCCCATGCTTTTCCCTTTTGAGAAACACTGTATAGTCTCGTCCTAGAACAAAGTCATCGATGGTTGAAGAACTCATGTCGAGATTATTATCCTCTGATGTAAAATGTAGTGCAACCGGTTGCCAAATTGCTCCTCGTTTGATTAGTGATGGATCCAAGACATCACCCAATTGTCCTTTTCTGCAGCTTCCCCAGCCATAAAGTTTACCATCGCTTGTTTGGAGCAATACGTGGTTCAAGGATGACTTTATCTTGGTGACAGGGTACTCAAATTCACGCAACAAGCCAAGATTGATATCACTATTACTTAGCACACCCAGCCCTAGTCCCAATTCACCTTTGTTACCACGACCAAGGCtatacactttttttttgtcgcAGACCAAGTAGGAGCATTCCCAACTGCATGCAATATCGGTCCATACACCTTTTGGTGTGGGTGGGTGGATTATTTTGAAGCAATGATGCTGTTCAGCTTCtagttcttcttcttcttctttttctttttctttacaacCAATTTGGCCGTTGTCATTGGCTCCACAGCCATATACTTCACCAGACTCAAATAGAACAAGTGTGTGGTTTCCACCACATGTTATCTTTATGGGTTTGCTTTCGAGCTTAGTGTTTGATTTCAACTCATTAGTGTTTGGATCAAGGAGCATAAAAGTGGCTGGTTGTAGTATAGATTGGTCTTCATCATTGTCTAGTCCCAATTGATAGTTTCCATTCGAGCCACACGAAAGTATTTGATACATCAACTCACTTGGTCAAGTAGAATAAAGTAGTTTCTGTGAATATAAAGTATTTTGGTACTACATGCGCAAACGAGTGTTTCATACAAACTTTCATACAAACTTTCACACCaatactctttttttccccccaTTTCCCATTTcccatttcctttttcccaTTTCCCTTATGTTTTCCTATTGTTgaagtcttttttttttgcgcgCGCGCATTGAGAAAGAGAGTCGAGAAATGATTACCCGCAAGCTACTAATCTACAATCACCACCAACCATGGCACTTGTAACAAAGAATACTTTGCGAGATACATGCAGAGTAATTTATTAGAAaatatcttttctttcttagaCCCGCATGGACTGTGAAACTTAAGGGTAAATACCAAAGCGATAGAAGAAGTGAGCCAATTTATGGACAAACAGCTCAATTAGcaagtaatttttttcaacttttgcaGGAGATCGATTAAGGTTCATTGAGAGTTAacacttttctctttcttttttgtttttacctctttttctctaaaTAGGAATTTGCATTATCAAGATCCAAGAAGAAAGTGTTTCAAGACTTGGCTAatgtttcaaaaaaaaaaaaatacgaCAATAGGGCTCATACCGGAGTATACCAGGTATGTCGAGGATATACGGTTTCCCCTTTTCCAgcatttcttatttttacttttcctGTCTGGTTTTTTATTGACTTGAGTTAAGCTGAACCAGATACTCACAATAGTACTTGTAAGTGATGTTTTCCATTCTAGTGTTTGAACTCGTGCTTATAAGTATAAACATTTATCAATCAACAAGAACATTTGGCTAGAATCTGaagcttttctttatcaGATCGATATCAAGGACATTCGATGTTTGTACACAAAATCGGTTCgggaaaacaacaaaagaaaaaattataagcgcaaaaaaaaaagatattgCGTCGGTAAGTAAACGTTTGCATGGAGAAAACAAGCAGTACATGTGTTGATAATCAATTGAAGTAAACAGAAcatacttttattttttttcaagagaGTTTATAACATATACACGTAGAAAGCATCATCATAAACTTGACACTGTTTGTGTAGGATGGCCATGAACATTTTATATCTAATGGTCTTAGTctcgaagaagaagaagtaaaaaaaagtaatatGGTGAGGAATATAtgcttttttatttgttctcTTGTCAACATTCTGGCTATTCCAGCtccaccaaaaaaaaaagtgattAACAAACTATAACTAGTCAACTTGAAGAGGAGCAAgtaaatgtttttttttttttctttttcatatttgGTTCTAAAAATGTCAAAATACAAGAACACTACCAAgaacataaaaaacaaggaaTGGAATGTTTGGATGAAGTTCAGGAAGTGAAATAAACGGGGTTGAAAGAATCTCCTGATTTCTATATtgtgcttttctttttctttgctgtTTTCGTTCTTGAAGTTTGAAGTCTGAAGCCATAGTTTTGTTGCTCTGTTGTTCTCCTTGCATCGTCtccgtttttttttagcaaGTTAATATTATAAATTGGAGCATGGCAAAAAGTATGATGACAAAACACTATAGAGTGTACAACTTTGGTAATGCTGGCAATGGCTTAGAATTAATTGCTTacggaaaaaaaggagtgAGCAAAGGTAAACTCAcacttaaaaaaaaaaaag
It encodes the following:
- the SIL1 gene encoding nucleotide exchange factor sil1, whose translation is MNKKLILVAISHLFTLIHSSSTNNRGNKNYQDIICDPSNLDNCYPRIFEPTSEWQLIKPGQDIPPGLHVRLNMETSEKEAKLMEREEEEENRKGEVEQQHKFGQEDNHNAGDVNNKVVELIVGENNGDDESPKNQNSNEAGETAKEQTKSRNEQIQQQILKAKTGYKPKSRVNAEDLTNFDSALNEVEQYDAHLQTQTENNNKERFELALDTIQDYVHDIELGVKLTSSKDSTVLRKLIDLAESGDGELKSKVYNIIASSLRNNPEAVQNIIDGRSGIDYTAFTKSLLGQLESASDSVQKRILGIVQALTQNVQFVESFFTFAQGHNYGLNTLVENFTKLGPQAKTRAANILQDLDLVGKSNDRRSLEDDDPSSNVSNFIQHALVENKVSTQSEFEKYFDNLVTIHQQDETLKPTREFLNWLAREVEVRKEKKKRDDVSLEELKFDEEMLRARHEVFGNPMGLRKAIADEL
- the CYS3 gene encoding cystathionine gamma-lyase cys3 translates to MTVDSSSNFSFGTRAVHVGAPIDATTGAVIEPISLSTTFGQSEPSKPLGIYEYSRSANPNRDNFEQAVASLEQAKYAIALSSGSATTALIIQSLPIGSHIISGGDVYGGTHRYFTKVANHHGVEAQFVANLADDLEATLRPETKLVWVETPSNPTLQVTDIAKVKQILQNHQDKTGNKVILVVDNTFLSPYISNPLKFGADVVVHSVTKYINGHSDVVMGVLATNDSELHEKFRFLQNAIGSIPSPFDSWLAHRGLKTLHLRLRQASNSAQKIAEFLQSKIDNHNDGSIIHVNYPGLSTHKNHDVVSRQHRDGLGGGMISFRIRGGAKAASIFTSSTQLFTLAESLGGIESLIEVPAIMTHGGIPKEEREANGVYDDLVRVSVGIEDTDDLIADIQQALKKVASSL
- a CDS encoding uncharacterized protein (BUSCO:EOG09264L06) encodes the protein MSAENVFGAICSGRPMVLAQQVDTTKYVISVPNASKINYITIFILPNSPFVDNNLTALVYFQLPTPQQQQRQQQQQQQQQQQQQQPEFKLLGGINPAKPSAIYRLSNFSSGAGNDSGSGTGFGGSSTGDSTIENDQGMEVDNTFNGQGSGIGGASGTDANDQVTINIGISIEPTVQAEQILQQSKADNSGGLVHTRASTTTTTTTTARANGEIPAIKDPQSTATLANKIVGHAYNYLASFIDPQGKVPIKAFDNWWEKFKTKLQTNPNFLNELQE
- the ATS1 gene encoding alpha tubulin suppressor, coding for MYQILSCGSNGNYQLGLDNDEDQSILQPATFMLLDPNTNELKSNTKLESKPIKITCGGNHTLVLFESGEVYGCGANDNGQIGCKEKEKEEEEELEAEQHHCFKIIHPPTPKGVWTDIACSWECSYLVCDKKKVYSLGRGNKGELGLGSGVLSNSDINLGLLREFEYPVTKIKSSLNHVLLQTSDGKLYGWGSCRKGQLGDVLDPSLIKRGAIWQPVALHFTSEDNNLDMSSSTIDDFVLGRDYTVFLKREKHGKLEIYGRANIDKDKLDMCISCDKDYKIEKIESMWSSIHVKINNEIKSYGVNTHGQLYNYKFPQSIEHLKDCYSFVVGSEHGLLLADNKVFAWGWGEHGNCGSPNYAAKACSTHSPETLPDDITFDYLNPLYTGQDKVHLIAGGCATSWVVIESESELD